The following coding sequences are from one Achromobacter sp. B7 window:
- a CDS encoding TenA family transcriptional regulator gives MAELMNRDEFRTALENAIKGKSANASPFSIAWAEGKLSREHLSRWAENHYHYVGPFADYLGYLYARTPDTYTEAKDFLLANMYEEEIGGDRHTDLLIRFAEACGTTRERVTNPDNMSPTTRALQSWCYAVAMREDPIVAVAGLVVGLESQVPSIYRKQTPTLREKYGFTDEEVEFFDLHIVSDEIHGERGYQIVLEHANTVELQQRCLKICEIGAQMRLLYTTALYTDYVQHEIKLPELGLAA, from the coding sequence ATGGCAGAACTGATGAACCGAGATGAATTCCGTACCGCGTTGGAAAACGCGATCAAGGGCAAGAGCGCCAACGCGTCGCCCTTTTCCATTGCCTGGGCCGAAGGCAAGCTCAGCCGCGAGCACCTGTCGCGCTGGGCCGAGAACCACTATCACTATGTCGGTCCGTTCGCGGATTACCTGGGATACCTCTACGCTCGTACGCCCGATACCTACACCGAAGCCAAAGACTTCCTGCTGGCCAATATGTACGAAGAGGAAATCGGTGGCGACCGCCATACCGATCTGCTGATTCGTTTTGCCGAAGCCTGCGGCACCACGCGCGAACGCGTCACCAACCCGGACAACATGTCGCCCACCACGCGGGCGCTGCAAAGCTGGTGTTATGCCGTGGCCATGCGTGAAGACCCCATCGTGGCCGTCGCCGGGCTGGTCGTGGGCCTGGAATCCCAGGTGCCGTCCATCTATCGCAAGCAGACGCCGACGCTGCGCGAAAAGTACGGCTTCACCGATGAAGAAGTGGAGTTCTTCGACCTGCACATCGTGTCGGACGAGATCCACGGCGAACGCGGCTATCAGATCGTGCTGGAACACGCCAACACGGTCGAGCTTCAGCAGCGCTGCCTGAAAATCTGCGAAATCGGCGCCCAGATGCGTTTGCTGTACACCACGGCGCTGTACACCGACTACGTGCAGCACGAGATCAAGCTGCCCGAACTCGGTCTGGCCGCCTGA
- a CDS encoding 2Fe-2S iron-sulfur cluster-binding protein: MPTVVFHKGGQTYTDVVKDNTNLVVRAGIKQFPYPHLRYECGMGKCAKCACRVLAGAEHLPPVNWKEKKQLGDRIDQGYRLACQLWLNHDVELVQDAEA, from the coding sequence ATGCCTACCGTTGTATTTCATAAAGGCGGCCAGACCTATACCGATGTGGTCAAGGACAACACCAACCTGGTGGTGCGGGCCGGCATCAAGCAGTTTCCGTATCCGCATCTGCGCTACGAATGCGGCATGGGCAAGTGCGCCAAGTGCGCGTGCCGAGTGCTGGCCGGCGCCGAACATCTTCCCCCGGTGAACTGGAAGGAAAAGAAGCAACTGGGCGACCGCATCGACCAGGGCTACCGGCTGGCGTGCCAGCTGTGGCTGAACCATGATGTTGAACTGGTTCAGGACGCGGAGGCATAA
- a CDS encoding 2Fe-2S iron-sulfur cluster-binding protein, translating into MTPMVQITFLSNGGKVATAPENSNLLRVSLKEKGGIPFKCGGGLCGTCKCRIEEGLENTDAVKPKERKHLRPEDFEAGYRMACQTFVNGDVKVSWVVQNGKGVVVGVGADPVDAPVPSA; encoded by the coding sequence TTGACACCCATGGTTCAGATCACATTTCTTTCCAATGGCGGCAAGGTTGCCACCGCGCCCGAGAACAGCAACCTGCTGCGCGTGTCGCTCAAGGAAAAGGGCGGCATTCCGTTCAAGTGCGGGGGCGGCTTGTGCGGCACCTGCAAGTGCCGCATCGAAGAGGGGCTGGAGAACACCGACGCGGTCAAGCCGAAAGAGCGCAAGCATCTGCGCCCTGAGGACTTTGAAGCCGGCTACCGCATGGCGTGCCAGACATTTGTGAACGGCGACGTCAAAGTTTCGTGGGTGGTGCAGAACGGCAAGGGGGTGGTGGTGGGCGTGGGCGCGGACCCGGTCGACGCGCCGGTGCCCTCCGCCTGA
- a CDS encoding GntR family transcriptional regulator codes for MTTSPVSPQAAETQSSAPLKIGEQHPQLFAVIRDKLRERILSGEFTPGDRLVEGRLSEEMGVSRIPVREALRALAAEGLVTIEPRRGASVSVLSDAVAYDMVEVRATLEGLNAKLAAQRRDAKTVERLQAFLREGTEAARSEQLDKFLALNSQFHEMLATIGGNVVLTDLMRSLRDRTALLFAPSNMHRAKANWDEHSQILNAVIAGNGDLAALLASQHVHNAAKAYTDTQQQQQHHDAAD; via the coding sequence ATGACCACTTCGCCTGTCAGCCCGCAAGCCGCTGAAACGCAGTCTTCCGCTCCGCTGAAGATTGGCGAGCAGCATCCTCAGTTGTTCGCCGTGATCCGCGACAAGCTGCGCGAACGCATTCTTAGCGGGGAATTCACCCCCGGAGACCGCCTGGTTGAAGGCCGCCTATCTGAAGAAATGGGCGTCTCGCGCATCCCCGTGCGCGAAGCCTTGCGCGCCTTGGCCGCCGAAGGGCTGGTCACCATCGAGCCGCGTCGCGGCGCCTCGGTATCCGTGCTGTCGGACGCCGTGGCCTATGACATGGTGGAAGTGCGCGCCACGCTGGAGGGGCTCAATGCCAAGCTGGCGGCACAGCGGCGCGATGCCAAGACGGTGGAACGCTTGCAGGCCTTTCTGCGCGAAGGCACGGAAGCCGCGCGCAGTGAACAGCTGGACAAGTTCCTGGCGCTGAATTCGCAGTTTCACGAAATGCTGGCCACCATAGGCGGCAATGTGGTGCTGACGGATTTGATGCGGTCGCTGCGCGATCGCACGGCGCTGCTGTTCGCGCCCAGCAACATGCACCGCGCCAAGGCCAACTGGGATGAGCATTCGCAGATTCTGAATGCCGTGATTGCCGGCAACGGCGACCTGGCCGCCTTGCTGGCGAGCCAGCACGTGCACAACGCGGCCAAGGCATACACGGACACGCAGCAGCAACAACAGCACCACGACGCGGCGGATTGA
- a CDS encoding sulfite exporter TauE/SafE family protein, producing MPATLPYPDLWQYAAMAVVVFGAAVAQGVGGIGFAMFAAPVAAMFFPQLAPGPLLTLGGFISLLTALRERACIDWSSVSYALVGRAVGTLIAIYAMARFAPQTLGVLFAGMILIAVGLSAAGLRFTATPGRVSGAGVASGIMGTMTSVGAPPIAIVLQHTAPPQLRATLGVVLFLGSIFSLAMLALAKRYTGYHVGLALSLAPFLLAGFAVSNRLRTLLPPHAVRIVLLAACALGALGVLVKAFWGN from the coding sequence ATGCCAGCGACCTTGCCTTACCCCGATCTTTGGCAGTACGCCGCGATGGCCGTCGTGGTGTTCGGTGCGGCGGTGGCCCAGGGCGTGGGCGGCATCGGCTTCGCCATGTTTGCCGCACCGGTGGCGGCGATGTTCTTCCCGCAGCTGGCCCCCGGCCCCCTGCTGACGCTGGGCGGCTTCATTTCGCTGCTGACGGCGCTGCGCGAACGGGCTTGCATCGATTGGTCGTCGGTGTCGTATGCGCTGGTGGGCCGTGCGGTAGGCACGTTGATCGCCATCTACGCCATGGCGCGCTTTGCGCCGCAGACGCTGGGCGTGTTGTTCGCCGGCATGATCCTGATCGCGGTGGGCCTGAGCGCGGCGGGGCTGCGCTTTACCGCCACGCCGGGCCGCGTGTCCGGCGCCGGCGTGGCCTCGGGCATCATGGGCACGATGACTTCGGTGGGGGCCCCACCGATCGCCATCGTGCTGCAACACACGGCGCCGCCTCAGCTGCGCGCCACGCTGGGCGTGGTGCTGTTCCTGGGGTCGATCTTTTCGCTTGCCATGCTGGCGCTGGCCAAGCGGTACACCGGCTATCACGTCGGTCTGGCCCTAAGCCTGGCGCCGTTTCTGCTGGCCGGTTTTGCGGTCTCCAACCGGTTGCGCACGCTGCTGCCGCCCCACGCCGTGCGCATCGTTCTGCTTGCCGCATGCGCGCTGGGCGCGCTGGGCGTGCTGGTCAAGGCGTTTTGGGGCAACTGA
- a CDS encoding aldehyde dehydrogenase family protein has protein sequence MNHIGGAWVPSATRRTAPNINPADTRDIVGHFPVSDADDARRAVQAADDAFAAWRDTPISKRAAILFRAAQYLEDHADAFARELTREEGKGLNLAKDEVLRSAQTIRFYAVEGQSFTGETFVNDDPDMVVYSQREPLGVAAVISPWNFPISIPARKIAPALIAGNTVVFKPSSDAPLSGYRLTEAFVQAGLPAGVLNLVIGPAGAVGAAITGAPAVRAISFTGSTAAGEQIHRSAGLTTRTQMELGGKNPLIVLADADLDRAVDLAVKGGFSLSGQACTGTSRVLVDAKVRQAFTDKLAARIQALTIGNGLKGNFDLGPLATRKQLDNVLSYVAIGKQEATHLCGGDVLAGPDFDHGYYVTPALFTDVTQQMRIAREEIFGPVIALIEVDGYEDAIAKANDTEYGLSAAIATTDARYAHRFARDIQAGTVKINRTTTGNLINAPFGGLKHSSTSTFRESGRVGLEFYTQIKTIYRAG, from the coding sequence ATGAACCATATCGGCGGCGCCTGGGTGCCCAGCGCCACCCGGCGTACGGCGCCGAACATCAACCCGGCCGATACGCGCGACATCGTGGGCCACTTTCCCGTGTCGGACGCCGATGATGCGCGGCGCGCGGTGCAAGCCGCCGATGACGCCTTCGCCGCATGGCGCGACACGCCGATCTCGAAACGCGCCGCCATTCTGTTTCGCGCCGCCCAGTACCTGGAAGACCACGCTGACGCCTTTGCCCGCGAATTGACCCGTGAAGAGGGCAAGGGCCTGAACCTGGCCAAGGACGAAGTGCTGCGTTCGGCGCAGACGATCCGCTTCTACGCGGTCGAGGGCCAGAGCTTTACCGGCGAAACCTTCGTCAACGACGACCCGGACATGGTGGTCTACAGCCAGCGCGAGCCGCTGGGCGTGGCCGCGGTGATTTCGCCGTGGAACTTTCCGATTTCCATTCCCGCCCGCAAGATCGCGCCCGCGCTGATCGCCGGCAATACCGTGGTGTTCAAGCCGTCATCCGACGCGCCGCTGTCGGGCTACCGCCTGACCGAAGCGTTCGTGCAGGCGGGCTTGCCCGCGGGCGTGCTGAATCTGGTGATCGGGCCGGCAGGGGCCGTGGGCGCGGCCATCACCGGCGCGCCGGCCGTGCGCGCGATCTCATTCACCGGTTCGACGGCCGCGGGCGAACAGATCCACCGCAGCGCCGGGCTGACCACGCGCACGCAGATGGAATTGGGCGGCAAGAACCCCTTGATCGTGCTGGCCGACGCCGACCTGGATCGCGCCGTGGACCTGGCCGTCAAGGGCGGCTTTTCGTTAAGCGGCCAGGCCTGCACCGGCACCAGCCGCGTGTTGGTCGATGCCAAGGTGCGGCAGGCGTTCACCGATAAGCTGGCGGCGCGCATCCAGGCGCTGACCATCGGCAATGGCCTGAAGGGCAACTTCGACCTGGGCCCCTTGGCCACCCGCAAGCAGCTGGACAACGTGTTGAGCTACGTGGCGATCGGCAAGCAAGAGGCTACGCACCTGTGCGGCGGCGACGTGCTTGCCGGCCCCGATTTTGACCACGGCTATTACGTCACGCCCGCGCTGTTTACCGATGTGACGCAGCAGATGCGCATCGCCCGCGAGGAGATCTTCGGGCCGGTCATCGCACTGATTGAAGTCGACGGGTACGAGGACGCCATCGCCAAGGCCAACGACACCGAGTACGGCCTGTCCGCCGCCATCGCCACCACCGACGCGCGTTACGCGCACCGCTTCGCGCGCGACATCCAGGCGGGCACGGTCAAGATCAACCGCACCACCACCGGCAACCTGATCAATGCCCCGTTCGGCGGCTTGAAGCATTCCAGCACGTCCACGTTCCGCGAGTCGGGCCGGGTGGGCCTTGAGTTCTACACGCAGATCAAAACCATCTACCGCGCCGGCTGA
- a CDS encoding heme-binding protein, whose product MKQIYRLELEEARLMVRAAIAKSEAIGVLESICIVDDGGYPIALERMDGARITGPQIAWNKAFTAAGHKRSTHLFNTPPNGPALPGNEAFGIQWSFDGKFAVFVGGFPIVVNDEVIGGVGLSGGNGEQDTQAGLAALTALAELLEPRGMKVLVQADIKK is encoded by the coding sequence ATGAAACAGATCTACCGCCTGGAACTGGAAGAGGCGCGCCTGATGGTGCGCGCGGCCATCGCCAAATCCGAAGCGATCGGCGTGCTGGAATCCATTTGCATCGTCGATGACGGCGGCTATCCCATTGCGCTGGAACGCATGGACGGCGCCCGCATCACCGGCCCGCAGATCGCCTGGAACAAAGCGTTTACCGCCGCCGGCCACAAGCGTTCGACGCATTTGTTCAACACGCCGCCCAATGGCCCCGCGCTGCCCGGCAACGAAGCGTTCGGCATCCAATGGAGCTTTGACGGCAAGTTTGCCGTGTTCGTGGGCGGCTTTCCGATCGTGGTCAACGACGAGGTGATCGGCGGCGTCGGTCTGAGCGGCGGCAATGGCGAACAGGACACACAGGCGGGCTTGGCGGCATTGACGGCGTTGGCTGAACTGCTGGAGCCGCGCGGCATGAAAGTGCTGGTGCAGGCCGACATCAAGAAATAA
- a CDS encoding 2Fe-2S iron-sulfur cluster-binding protein has translation MAYRVHILQTGEAFVAGAEESLLEAAERAAVKLPHECTFGGCGTCRIKLESGAVGYEEFPMALTPEEAAEGYALACQARAQSDLCISVASSRQVFPEPRRLSATVHGIHPYTDDILHLTLALPDGPLDYVPGQYMNVLLPDGETRSFSMASAVASVDGHVDFHVRRIPGGRYTDQWLGQAQAGAALTIDAPLGVFSYHEEDWRPLIMVATGTGIAPIKAILESLLDKEDCPPVTLYWGMRTEADLYLQDEIAGWAGRLYEFNFVPVLSRADASWQGRRGHVQDVVLQDHADLSEHAIYLCGAPAMVQDAKHLFAGRGASLDHIYADSFTFQHALEPAA, from the coding sequence ATGGCATACCGCGTGCATATTCTTCAAACCGGCGAAGCGTTCGTCGCCGGCGCCGAGGAATCCCTGTTGGAAGCCGCCGAACGGGCGGCGGTAAAGCTGCCGCACGAATGCACGTTCGGCGGTTGCGGCACCTGCCGCATCAAGCTGGAATCGGGCGCGGTGGGCTATGAAGAATTTCCGATGGCGTTAACGCCGGAAGAAGCGGCCGAAGGCTACGCGCTGGCATGCCAGGCGCGCGCACAAAGCGATCTTTGCATCAGCGTGGCCAGCAGCCGCCAGGTGTTTCCCGAGCCGCGCCGGCTGTCGGCCACCGTGCACGGCATCCATCCTTATACGGACGACATCCTGCACCTGACGCTGGCGCTGCCCGACGGCCCGCTGGACTATGTGCCCGGGCAGTACATGAACGTGCTGCTGCCCGACGGTGAAACGCGCAGTTTTTCGATGGCGTCGGCGGTGGCGTCGGTGGACGGGCACGTGGATTTCCACGTGCGCCGCATTCCGGGCGGCCGCTATACCGACCAGTGGCTGGGCCAGGCGCAAGCGGGGGCGGCGTTGACGATCGATGCTCCGTTGGGGGTTTTCAGCTATCACGAGGAGGACTGGCGCCCGCTGATCATGGTGGCCACGGGCACCGGCATCGCACCGATCAAGGCCATCCTGGAATCGTTGCTGGACAAGGAAGACTGCCCGCCCGTCACCTTGTATTGGGGCATGCGCACCGAGGCGGACCTGTACCTGCAAGACGAGATTGCGGGCTGGGCAGGGCGCCTGTATGAATTCAATTTCGTGCCGGTCCTGTCGCGCGCGGACGCAAGCTGGCAAGGCCGGCGCGGCCACGTGCAGGACGTTGTCCTGCAAGACCACGCAGACCTCTCGGAACACGCCATCTACCTGTGCGGCGCACCCGCGATGGTGCAGGACGCCAAGCACCTGTTCGCCGGGCGCGGCGCCAGCCTGGACCATATCTACGCCGACAGCTTCACCTTCCAGCACGCGCTGGAACCGGCGGCGTGA
- a CDS encoding universal stress protein, whose translation MYRHLLIAVDGSLLSESAFKRALVFAKEMGATITLIRAIPEDHLLVYQAEMLGTTQAHHTDQARKNAEGYLEGLEMEARHALVPCNIVVMVNDHPHEAIVETAKTQGCDLIIMGSHGRHGMTGFLLGSETQRVLAKTRLPVLVFR comes from the coding sequence ATGTACAGGCATTTGCTCATCGCCGTGGATGGTTCGCTGCTATCCGAATCGGCATTCAAGCGCGCCCTTGTCTTTGCCAAGGAAATGGGCGCCACCATCACGCTCATTCGCGCCATTCCCGAAGACCATTTGCTGGTCTATCAGGCCGAAATGCTGGGCACGACACAGGCGCATCACACCGACCAGGCCCGCAAGAACGCGGAAGGCTACCTGGAAGGGCTTGAGATGGAAGCCCGACACGCGCTGGTGCCGTGCAACATCGTCGTGATGGTCAACGACCATCCGCACGAGGCCATCGTGGAAACCGCCAAAACGCAGGGTTGCGACCTGATCATCATGGGTTCGCACGGGCGGCACGGCATGACCGGCTTTCTGCTGGGCAGCGAAACGCAGCGCGTGCTGGCCAAGACGCGCCTGCCGGTGCTGGTGTTTCGGTAG
- a CDS encoding molybdopterin-binding protein — protein MTIQSINARNQFRGKIKEIILGPVVSEVDVDTPAGIVTSVITTRSVKELDLQVGTEVLAFVKATEVSVAKL, from the coding sequence ATGACCATTCAATCCATCAACGCCCGCAACCAGTTTCGCGGCAAGATCAAAGAGATCATCCTCGGGCCGGTCGTGTCCGAGGTCGACGTGGACACCCCCGCCGGCATCGTTACGTCGGTGATCACCACGCGTTCCGTGAAGGAACTGGACCTTCAGGTGGGCACCGAGGTGCTGGCATTCGTCAAGGCGACCGAGGTGTCCGTCGCCAAGCTATGA
- a CDS encoding DUF3300 domain-containing protein translates to MRRLQGWFIGWLCLGLAVCLPAVAQTQLDKGQLDQLMAPVALYPDSLLSQILMGSTYPDDIAAAAKWSAAHTSESGDQAVKAVEAEPWDPSVKSLVAFPSVMDMMGRQPDWVKSVGDAFLAQPDAVMDSVQRLRTQAQKAGNLKSTPQQTVTSSTTNEKTVVVIQPTDPQVVYVPSYNPSVVYGAWAYPTYPPYYYPPPPGSVFGTALVSGIGFGLGVAAVNSMWGGFDWGHNDVDIDVNRYNNINVNQRIDNARNNNVSWKHNPENRGNTPYADSASRQRFDSQRQAGVQNRQSGQRAGQGQGARAAGAAPAAGSREAARDRAAQSFEGRTGQPIAGHGDSAGRGQGAANRGGQGAAGRSGEGAADRGQDRGQNRAQNHSGAGTGGQGAGSHTPRSSSVSTNDRQAAAQRQRADESAARDRARTTNTSNALSDAGNGDRMRQQSHRSDMNRGGGGGGGQRASGGGGHRGGGGGGHIGGRR, encoded by the coding sequence ATGCGTCGACTGCAAGGGTGGTTCATTGGCTGGTTGTGCCTGGGGCTGGCGGTCTGTCTGCCGGCGGTGGCCCAAACCCAGCTGGACAAGGGGCAGTTGGATCAGTTGATGGCGCCGGTGGCGCTGTACCCTGATTCCTTGCTGTCGCAAATCCTCATGGGGTCCACGTACCCCGACGACATCGCCGCCGCGGCCAAATGGTCGGCGGCCCATACCTCGGAATCGGGTGACCAGGCGGTCAAGGCCGTCGAGGCCGAGCCCTGGGATCCCAGCGTGAAATCCCTGGTGGCGTTTCCGTCAGTGATGGACATGATGGGGCGCCAGCCGGACTGGGTGAAATCCGTGGGCGATGCCTTTCTGGCACAGCCCGATGCGGTGATGGATTCCGTGCAGCGCTTGCGTACGCAGGCACAAAAGGCGGGCAACCTGAAAAGCACGCCACAGCAGACGGTCACCTCCAGCACCACGAACGAAAAGACCGTGGTGGTGATCCAGCCCACCGATCCGCAAGTTGTCTACGTGCCCAGCTACAACCCCAGTGTGGTGTACGGGGCCTGGGCCTATCCCACTTATCCGCCTTATTACTACCCGCCGCCGCCGGGGTCCGTCTTTGGGACGGCGCTGGTGTCGGGCATCGGCTTCGGCCTGGGGGTGGCGGCCGTCAATTCGATGTGGGGCGGCTTTGACTGGGGACACAACGATGTCGATATCGATGTGAACCGGTACAACAACATCAACGTGAACCAGCGCATCGACAACGCCCGTAACAACAACGTGTCGTGGAAGCACAACCCTGAAAATCGCGGCAATACGCCGTATGCCGATTCGGCCAGCCGGCAGCGTTTTGACAGCCAGCGCCAGGCAGGCGTGCAGAACCGGCAATCCGGCCAGCGGGCGGGTCAGGGGCAGGGCGCGCGCGCGGCCGGCGCGGCGCCCGCTGCCGGTTCCCGCGAGGCGGCACGTGACCGCGCCGCGCAATCGTTTGAAGGGCGTACCGGACAACCCATCGCCGGCCATGGCGACAGCGCCGGCCGTGGCCAGGGCGCCGCCAACCGGGGCGGCCAGGGCGCGGCGGGCCGCAGTGGCGAGGGCGCGGCCGACCGGGGGCAGGATCGCGGGCAAAACCGCGCGCAGAATCACTCAGGCGCCGGCACCGGCGGACAGGGCGCAGGCTCGCACACGCCCCGTTCGTCCAGCGTGTCCACCAACGATCGCCAGGCCGCGGCGCAACGCCAGCGCGCGGACGAATCGGCGGCTCGCGATCGCGCCCGGACAACGAACACCAGCAACGCGTTAAGCGACGCGGGCAACGGCGACCGCATGCGCCAGCAAAGCCACCGTAGCGATATGAATCGCGGCGGGGGCGGGGGCGGTGGTCAGCGGGCAAGCGGCGGCGGCGGGCATCGAGGCGGTGGCGGTGGCGGCCATATCGGCGGCCGGAGGTAG
- a CDS encoding DUF2950 family protein: MNKGAFMTNAWVRARALGAVSLLALCVAAPAAAQSVYPTAQAAADAFTDALATSDSSAMAKVLGPNHKQLVPGGVSQDDIYRFLSAWAKKHEVIADGGRSWLAVGDSGWTMPVPIAQVGKGWRFDPVAGKAELTRRAIGRNELAAIETLQQLQAAQTRYQQGVGQGRYASRLVSRPGAMDGLYWPEVPGAPPQAFGPDALAMGPEVPAEDAYFGYRYKILPGSESTAYRIVAWPARYGQTGIGTFVIGPQGGVLESDLGPASASRAQALRERDIAAGAWVDADAQPVGAK; the protein is encoded by the coding sequence ATGAACAAGGGAGCTTTCATGACGAATGCCTGGGTTCGTGCGCGCGCGCTGGGCGCCGTGTCGCTGTTGGCGCTTTGCGTTGCCGCGCCGGCGGCCGCGCAAAGCGTGTATCCGACCGCGCAGGCCGCGGCTGACGCCTTCACCGACGCGCTGGCCACCAGCGATTCGTCGGCCATGGCCAAGGTGCTGGGACCCAATCACAAACAGCTGGTGCCGGGCGGCGTCTCGCAAGACGACATCTATCGCTTCCTGTCGGCGTGGGCAAAAAAACATGAAGTCATCGCCGATGGCGGCCGTTCCTGGCTGGCCGTGGGCGATTCCGGCTGGACGATGCCCGTGCCTATCGCCCAGGTCGGCAAGGGCTGGCGTTTCGACCCGGTGGCGGGCAAGGCCGAACTGACCCGCCGCGCGATCGGCCGCAACGAACTGGCCGCCATCGAGACGCTGCAACAGCTGCAAGCGGCCCAGACGCGTTATCAACAGGGCGTGGGGCAGGGCCGCTATGCCAGCCGCCTGGTCAGCCGCCCCGGTGCCATGGACGGCCTGTACTGGCCCGAAGTGCCGGGCGCCCCGCCCCAGGCGTTTGGTCCCGATGCGCTGGCGATGGGCCCCGAGGTGCCGGCCGAGGACGCGTATTTTGGTTATCGCTACAAGATCCTGCCCGGCTCCGAAAGCACGGCTTACCGCATTGTTGCGTGGCCCGCGCGATACGGGCAGACCGGTATCGGCACCTTTGTGATCGGGCCGCAAGGCGGGGTGTTGGAGTCTGACCTGGGGCCGGCTTCCGCCAGCCGTGCGCAGGCGCTGCGGGAACGCGATATCGCTGCCGGCGCGTGGGTGGACGCCGACGCGCAACCCGTTGGCGCCAAATGA
- a CDS encoding YncE family protein — protein MALSAAAASAPIFVLNSLDANVSIVDPVSYKELRRVPTGKEPHHLYLTPDEKSLMVANATGNTITMMDPKTGEVQRTLTDIVDPYQLQFSPDMKWFVTAANRLDHIDIYAWQPQQKGAELKLVKRVQAGKTPSHIMIDKTSTTAYVTLQDSDQLIAIDLATQTPKWTVSVGKTPADVFLTPDQKTLLVALTGDSFVEAYDVSKGPAKLVKRIPTAAGAHAFRAQGDKRHLFVSNRTANSISRIDMLSLTVTDTFAVPGGPDCMDVLADGKTLLVTSRWARKLTVVDLEQKKVVNQVPVGKSPHGVWTLNHAPTR, from the coding sequence ATGGCGCTTAGCGCAGCGGCGGCATCCGCCCCGATTTTCGTCCTGAATTCCCTGGACGCCAACGTCAGCATCGTCGACCCGGTGTCCTACAAGGAACTGCGCCGGGTGCCTACCGGCAAGGAACCGCACCACCTGTATCTGACGCCCGACGAAAAGTCGCTGATGGTGGCCAACGCCACGGGCAACACGATCACGATGATGGACCCGAAGACGGGCGAAGTGCAGCGCACGCTGACCGACATCGTCGACCCCTACCAGTTGCAGTTTTCGCCGGACATGAAGTGGTTCGTCACGGCCGCCAACCGGCTGGACCACATCGACATCTACGCGTGGCAGCCGCAGCAAAAGGGCGCCGAGCTGAAGCTGGTCAAGCGGGTGCAGGCGGGCAAGACGCCCAGCCACATCATGATCGACAAGACCAGCACGACGGCCTACGTCACCTTGCAGGACAGCGACCAGCTGATCGCCATCGACCTGGCGACGCAAACGCCCAAGTGGACGGTATCGGTGGGCAAGACGCCGGCCGACGTGTTTCTGACGCCGGATCAAAAGACCCTGCTGGTGGCGCTGACGGGCGATTCCTTCGTGGAAGCCTATGACGTCAGCAAGGGCCCGGCCAAGCTGGTCAAGCGCATTCCCACCGCCGCGGGCGCGCACGCGTTTCGCGCGCAGGGCGACAAGCGCCACCTGTTCGTCAGCAACCGCACCGCCAATTCCATCAGCCGCATCGACATGCTGTCGCTGACCGTGACCGACACCTTCGCGGTGCCGGGCGGCCCGGACTGCATGGATGTGCTGGCCGATGGCAAGACGCTGCTGGTGACCTCGCGCTGGGCGCGCAAGTTGACGGTGGTGGACCTGGAGCAGAAAAAGGTCGTGAACCAGGTCCCGGTGGGCAAGTCGCCGCACGGCGTCTGGACGCTGAACCATGCGCCGACCCGATAG
- a CDS encoding polysaccharide deacetylase family protein has product MTLALACAVPVANAAAPGTCDKPVYLTLDTGHMGVAPLIADVLNRHHVKVTFFLANERTKTDGSSLDDVWAPWWKARAAEGHAFGSHTYDHVYWQADLPGGKFRVKPSAGPDTGKRAEWTAEQYCAEIKRSATRFHQMTGARMLPLYRAPGGKTSPALLQAAKACGYEHVGWSPAGFLGDELPSDKFPNAKLLDQALRTIKPGDILLAHLGIWSRQDPWAPAVLEPLIVGLQQKGYCFATLDTHPAYRDWIATHH; this is encoded by the coding sequence ATGACGCTGGCGCTGGCGTGTGCCGTGCCGGTGGCGAATGCCGCGGCGCCGGGCACCTGCGACAAGCCCGTCTACCTGACCCTGGACACCGGTCACATGGGGGTCGCGCCGCTGATCGCCGATGTGCTTAACCGCCATCACGTCAAGGTCACTTTCTTTTTGGCCAACGAACGCACCAAGACCGACGGCTCCAGCCTGGACGACGTCTGGGCGCCGTGGTGGAAGGCGCGCGCGGCGGAAGGGCATGCTTTCGGATCGCATACCTACGACCACGTCTACTGGCAGGCCGACCTGCCGGGCGGAAAGTTTCGCGTGAAGCCCAGCGCGGGGCCGGACACCGGCAAGCGCGCCGAATGGACGGCCGAACAGTACTGCGCCGAAATCAAGCGTTCGGCCACCCGCTTTCACCAGATGACGGGCGCCAGGATGCTGCCGCTGTACCGCGCACCGGGCGGCAAGACGTCGCCCGCCCTGCTCCAGGCCGCCAAGGCCTGCGGCTACGAACACGTGGGCTGGTCGCCCGCCGGCTTCCTGGGCGATGAACTGCCCAGCGATAAATTCCCCAACGCCAAGCTGCTGGACCAGGCGCTGCGCACCATCAAGCCCGGCGATATCCTGCTTGCCCACCTGGGCATCTGGTCGCGCCAGGACCCCTGGGCGCCCGCCGTGCTGGAGCCCTTGATTGTGGGCTTGCAGCAGAAGGGCTATTGTTTTGCCACCTTGGACACGCATCCGGCCTATCGCGACTGGATCGCCACGCATCATTGA